One segment of Lytechinus pictus isolate F3 Inbred chromosome 13, Lp3.0, whole genome shotgun sequence DNA contains the following:
- the LOC135156410 gene encoding serine/threonine-protein phosphatase 6 regulatory ankyrin repeat subunit A-like isoform X3 has protein sequence MDGFTGMEPPLVQAVFYGDADEVRALLYKKEDVNSTDIERRTPIHAAAFRGEAEIVDLLAECGARVNTKDSRWLTPLHRAVASKSQTTVRVLLKHNADINARDKNWQTPLHVAAANNAVDIAGMLIPLLSTVNVTDRAGRTSLHHAAFNGHVEMVKLLVAKGGTINAQDKKERRPLHWASYMGHVDVVQLLIENDADIGCRDRSLFTPLHAAAASGQVSVVRILLEHGAKVDIPNACGNTPLHIASLNGNDLVLRELIQHNADVNTLNNKGQTPLHLAAVSPHGGMCLEFLISRGAESNIQCKDGRTPLHMIALQGHYPRAESLIERGKVKEYPVFSPSIVQLLLDAGEYWILKHFHSLSIVNFFYC, from the exons GATATAGAAAGACGTACACCCATCCATGCGGCTGCTTTCAGAGGGGAGGCGGAGATTGTGGATCTCCTTGCGGAATGTG GTGCAAGAGTCAATACCAAGGATAGCAGGTGGCTTACTCCTCTTCACAGGGCTGTTGCCTCTAAAAGTCAG ACCACTGTACGAGTTCTCCTGAAGCACAATGCAGACATTAATGCCAGAGACAAGAACTGGCAGACCCCTCTGCACGTTGCTGCAGCCAACAATGCAGTGGACATTGCTGGAATGCTCATACCTCTGCTATCAACGGTCAATGTCACTGACCGTGCTGGACGAACCAGTCTCCACCATGCAGCCTTCAATGGCCATGTAGAG ATGGTGAAGCTGCTGGTGGCAAAGGGAGGGACTATTAATGCTCAGGATAAAAAGGAGAGGAGGCCGCTCCATTGGGCATCATATATGG GGCATGTTGATGTTGTGCAGCTCTTGATTGAGAATGATGCAGACATCGGATGTCGGGATCGTAGTCTATTCACACCTCTCCATGCAGCTGCTGCTAGCGGACAAGTCAGTGTGGTTAGGATACTTCTAGAACATGGTGCTAAG GTTGACATTCCTAATGCTTGTGGGAACACCCCTCTTCATATAGCAAGCTTGAATGGCAATGATCTGGTGCTGAGAGAGTTAATACAACATAATGCTGATGTCAACACACTCAATAATAAGGGACAG ACCCCACTGCACCTAGCTGCCGTCTCGCCACACGGAGGCATGTGTCTGGAGTTCCTGATCAGTCGAGGCGCCGAGTCCAACATTCAGTGCAAAGATGGGCGCACCCCTCTTCATATGATAGCCCTCCAGGGACATTACCCAAGGGCAGAAAGCCTCATTGAAAGag GCAAGGTGAAAGAATACCCCGTCTTCAGTCCTTCGA TTGTCCAGCTTCTCTTAGATGCTGGTGAGTATTGGAttctaaaacattttcattctctctccatcgtcaattttttttattgttaa